One Archangium violaceum genomic window, CCAACCGTTGAAGGTCTCGATCCCCCCGTCATTCCGGAGCGAGTGGCTCTGCTTGAAGTAGCGCACGCCTCCGTCGTTCAGCTCCATGCGGCCGTGGGTGGTGAAGACGCCCTCCCTGCCAATGTTGCCCAGCGTGGCGCGCTGACACGCGGACAGGTCGAAGCTCTCGAGCTCACCGCACCGCGTGCCCGTGGTGCCCTGGATGAAGTGGCAGTTGGCGTAGGGACCGGTGACCGCCCAGTCCGCCTCGACCGTCTCGGGCACCACTCCGGAGTCGGGGCTGCCACCCCCACACTCGGAGCCCTTGCACTTGGGGCCATCGACACAGCCGGTGGCCAGGGCCAACGGCAGACACAACAAGAGGGTGAGGCGACCGCGCCACATGAGGTTCTCCAATGAGAGATGTCGGGTGAGAGATGTCGGGAGCTCCCGGTAACGGAGAGCGCCGCGAAGCATACTCCGAGGCTGGCGGGGGCTGTGTATCCCCCCCGGTGTGCCCGGCCTTCAGGGCTTCGCGTCGCGCAGCCGCCAGACGGTGAAGGTGTGCACGCGGCGCCCGCGGAAGTCGGCGGGTAGCTCCACCGGTCCCTCCACGGAGGAGAAGCGCGCGGTCAGCTCGTCGGGTGGAGATCGGCCCTCGGAGAGCCACAGCGCATCCTGTCCGGGTGTCGGCACGGGCTCCGGCCAGAGGTCGTACTGGCTGCGTCGGGCCCCGCCCGCCGTGTCCGTGGGCAGCCGCGTGTAGTACGCCACCTCGGAGGCGAGCTGGTAGCTGGGGGCGTACACCACGGCCACGTCCTCGCGCGTGAGGCCGGGGAAGAGCCTCGAGGGCTCGGAGAGCCGGGACAGCTCGGCCCAGCCATGGGTGCGTGACAGGGGGACGTCGCGTTCGAAGCGCAGCAGGGGGAAGAACAGGTGCGAGCCCACCGCGAGCACCCCGGCCAGGTTGGCGAGCGCCGCGGCACGGAACCACCCGGGACGCATGCCGGCGATGCCCACGCACGCGGAGAGGTACGCGGCGGCCGGCCAGTTGGCCTCGCCCCGGGTCCGGATGGAGGCGTAGCCGAAGAGGAGCAGGGGCGCGGCCGCGGCGGCACGCAACAGGAACTGCTCCTTCGGGCCGCGCAGGATGTACACCCCGGTCAGCGGGAGCAGCACGGGGCCCCCGAGCGCGAGCTGGCCCGCGAGGAACTCGCCGAAGGTGCGCCACCCGCCCGTGCCTCCGAGGCCGTGCTTGAGCTGGAAGGCGAAGCCCACCCAGTCATGACGCGCGTTCCACACCACCACGGGCAGGAAGAGGAGCACCCCGAGCAACGCGGTGAGCCACGCTCCGGCCGGCAACCGGCGCGCGCGCACGCAGGCGGCGACGAAGGCCGCGGCGAGCAGGACACCCGGGTACTTGGACAGCAGCGCCAGCCCGCAGGCCAGCCCGGCGAGCACCCACCGCTCGCGGTACAGCGCCCACAGCGCGAGCACCCAGCACAACAGCAGGGGCGTGTCCGGGGTGGACCACACGCCGGCGAGGATGCCCACGGGCACCAGGCTCCACAGCGCCGCCGCGCGCCAGGCCGCCTCGCGCTGGCCGTACACGTCCCGGGCAAGGCCCCACACGGCGGCCACCGTGCCCAGCCCGCACAGCAAGGCCGTGGGCCGGATGCCGAGCACGGCGATGAGCCAGGCCACCAGCGGCGGGTGGTCGTAGTAGCCCCAGTCGAGGTGCTGGGCCCACTGCCAGTAGTAGGCCTCGTCGAAGTAGACGTCCGTGCCCAGCGCGAGCGCGAGCCGCACCCCCACGCTCACCGCCAGCAGCGCGAGGCAGAGCGTCACGGAGTGGGGGGCTCGGGAGCTGGGGGACTCGGCCACGGGCCTGGACTATGCGCGAATGCGGGCCTTTGCCCAGCACCTTTCTGCATGTCCCTGAACGCTCCGGCTCATACCGGAGGGCACGCACCTTCCGAGCGGCTTGCTCGCGCTACCAGTGTCCCCTTATCACACGCGACGTCGTCCCACTCCGAGGAGCCGCCCATGGCCCAGACTCCGCACTCCGGTGCGAACAACCGCCTCGCCCGGGAGCCGTCGCCCTACCTGCGGCAGCATGCGTCGAATCCGGTGGACTGGTACCCCTGGGGGGAGGAGGCCTTCGCCCGGGCCCGCGCGGAGGACAAGCCCATCCTGCTGTCGGTGGGGTACTCGGCCTGCCACTGGTGCCACGTGATGGCCCACGAGTCCTTCGAGGACCCCACCATCGCCGGATTGATGAACCAGTGGTTCATCAACGTGAAGGTGGACCGCGAGGAGCGGCCGGACGTGGATCAGATCTACCAGGGTGTGGTGCAGCTGATGGGGCAGGGAGGCGGGTGGCCGCTGACGGTGTTCCTGACGCCGGAGCTGATGCCCTTCTTCGGGGGCACCTACTTCCCGCCGCGGGACAAGTACGGGCGGCCGGGCTTCCCGCGGGTGTTGGAGGCGCTCCACGAGGCCTGGGAAACGAAGCGGGACGAGGTGCGGCGCCAGTCGGAGGAGTTCCGTGAGGGACTGGGCGAGCTGGCCAGCTACGGCCTGGACTCGGCGTCGGCGGCGCTGAAGCCGGAGGACATCGTCACCCTGGGCGAGTCCATGCTGCACCGGGTGGACACGGTGAACGGTGGCTTCGGTGGCGCACCCAAGTTCCCCAACCCGATGAACGTCGCGCTCCTGCTGCGGGCGTGGCGGCGCAAGGACGCCCACGAGGCGTTGAAGAAGTCGGCGTTGCTGACCCTGGAGAGGATGGCGCTGGGCGGCATCCATGATCAGCTGGGGGGCGGCTTCCACCGGTACTCGGTGGACGAGCGGTGGACGGTGCCCCACTTCGAGAAGATGCTGTACGACAACGCGCAGCTGCTGCACCTGTACACGGAGGCGTACCAGGTGGAGCCGAGGCCGCTGTGGCGCAAGGTGGTGGAGGAGACGGCCGAGTACGTGCGGCGCGAGATGACGGACGCGCGCGGCGGCTTCTACGCCACGCAGGACGCGGACAGCGAGGGCGAGGAAGGGAAGTTCTTCGTCTGGAAGCCCGAGCAGGTGCGGGAGGTGCTGCCGCCGGAGCTGGCCGAGCTGGCCCTGCGCCACTTCCGGATAACGCCCGCAGGCAACTTCGAGCACGGAGCCACGGTGCTGGAGGCGGTGGTTCCGGTGGAGACGCTGGCCGGAGACCTCCAGCTCACGGTGGAGGAGGTGGCGCTCCGGCTGGGCGAGGCGCGGCGGCGGCTCTTCGAGGCGCGGGAGAAGCGGGTGAAGCCGGGGCGGGACGACAAGATCCTCGCGGGGTGGAACGGGCTGATGATCCGGGGCCTGGCCTTCGCGGGACGCGTCTTCGAGCGGGCGGACTGGGTGGCCCTGGCGCGTGGGGCGGCGGACTTCCTGCTGTCGGAGCTGTGGGACGGCCAGCGGTTGCTGCGCTCGTACCAGGAGGGACAGGCCCGCATCCCGGGCTTCCTCGAGGACTACGGCGACCTGGCCTCGGGGCTGACCGCGCTGTACCAGGCAACCTTCGACCCGAAGTACGTGGAGGCGGCGGAGGCGCTGGTGAAGGCGGCGGAGGCGCTCTTCTGGGATGGGGAGAAGCGGGCGTACCTGACGGCGCCGAGGGCGCAGCAGGACCTGGTGGTGGCGACCTACGCGACGTTCGACAACGCCTTCCCCTCGGGGGCCTCGACGCTGACGGAGGCGCAGGTGGCGCTGGCGGCGCTCACGGGGAACAAGCAATACCTGGAGCTGCCGGAGCAGTACGTGTCGCGCATGAGGGAGCAGCTCCGGCAGAACCCGATGGGCTACGGACACCTGGGACTGGCCGCGGACGCCCTGGTGGAGGGCGCACCGAGCGTCACCTTCTCGGGGACTCGCGAGGCGGTGGCGCCTCTGTTGTCCGTGACGCGGGCGACCTACGCACCCACGTTCGCCTTCTCGTGGAAGGATCCGGGGGCGCCGGTGCCCCCCTCGATGAAGGAGACCTTCGAGGGCCGCGAGCCGGTGGGCGGCCATGCCGCCGCCTACCTGTGCCGCCACTTCGCCTGCGAGCCGCCCATCCAGGAGCCGGGCGAGCTCGCGAGGAAGTTGGCCCTGGTGCCAACGGGCACCTGAAACACTCGGGGCGCGGGGTTCATCTCCCGCGCCCCGGGAACGACACCGACGGACCTAGAAGAGCTGGATGGTGTTGCTCTGGTACCCGCCGCCAACGCGCAGGTTCTGCAGATCCATCACGTCGTACCCGGCGACCGCCGGGCAGCTGGTCGCGGCGCCGATGGCGCGAACCTGACGGGAGTCCGTGATGCCGCGCGGGCGCACGACGATTCCGCTGAAGGAGACGTAGGTGCCGCGGTCATCCGGGTCGAACGCGATCTCCGCCCTGAAGCCCACCGTCAGCGTGAGCCCGTCGCCGGAGACTTCCGCCGTGACCTGCTCCGACACGGCGTTGTCGGGGGTGTTCCCGTTGATCGAGCCCTGGATGGTGTCGCTATCGGGATAGACAATGGAAGCGGAAGCGATCTGGCAATCCGCCGTGCCGGGGACGATCTCCACCGGGCGGTTGAAGGTGACGACGAGCTTGCCGTCCGCGCCCAACAGCTTGGCGCCGTCATCCACGTTGGAGCGCACCGCGTAGAGCAGGCTGTCGAGCGAGCCAACGGCCGACAGCGACAGGCTCTGCTCGGTCTGGTTCACGCCGGCCACGATGAAGCTCTGACCCGACAGCGTCCGCCCATCCAGGGACTGGTTCAGCACCGCATGGCAGTTGTAGGTGGCGCCGTTGACGAGCTGCGCGCCCGGGATGACCGCCACGCCGTCATCACCCGAGGTGGCGCTGACGGTGGTGGTACCGGTGTTCTTCGGCGTGAGGAAGCCGGTGAAATCGCCCGAGACCCCCAGTGAGCTGCCGGCGTCATTCAGGTACTGG contains:
- a CDS encoding ArnT family glycosyltransferase, with the protein product MTLCLALLAVSVGVRLALALGTDVYFDEAYYWQWAQHLDWGYYDHPPLVAWLIAVLGIRPTALLCGLGTVAAVWGLARDVYGQREAAWRAAALWSLVPVGILAGVWSTPDTPLLLCWVLALWALYRERWVLAGLACGLALLSKYPGVLLAAAFVAACVRARRLPAGAWLTALLGVLLFLPVVVWNARHDWVGFAFQLKHGLGGTGGWRTFGEFLAGQLALGGPVLLPLTGVYILRGPKEQFLLRAAAAAPLLLFGYASIRTRGEANWPAAAYLSACVGIAGMRPGWFRAAALANLAGVLAVGSHLFFPLLRFERDVPLSRTHGWAELSRLSEPSRLFPGLTREDVAVVYAPSYQLASEVAYYTRLPTDTAGGARRSQYDLWPEPVPTPGQDALWLSEGRSPPDELTARFSSVEGPVELPADFRGRRVHTFTVWRLRDAKP
- a CDS encoding thioredoxin domain-containing protein, which translates into the protein MAQTPHSGANNRLAREPSPYLRQHASNPVDWYPWGEEAFARARAEDKPILLSVGYSACHWCHVMAHESFEDPTIAGLMNQWFINVKVDREERPDVDQIYQGVVQLMGQGGGWPLTVFLTPELMPFFGGTYFPPRDKYGRPGFPRVLEALHEAWETKRDEVRRQSEEFREGLGELASYGLDSASAALKPEDIVTLGESMLHRVDTVNGGFGGAPKFPNPMNVALLLRAWRRKDAHEALKKSALLTLERMALGGIHDQLGGGFHRYSVDERWTVPHFEKMLYDNAQLLHLYTEAYQVEPRPLWRKVVEETAEYVRREMTDARGGFYATQDADSEGEEGKFFVWKPEQVREVLPPELAELALRHFRITPAGNFEHGATVLEAVVPVETLAGDLQLTVEEVALRLGEARRRLFEAREKRVKPGRDDKILAGWNGLMIRGLAFAGRVFERADWVALARGAADFLLSELWDGQRLLRSYQEGQARIPGFLEDYGDLASGLTALYQATFDPKYVEAAEALVKAAEALFWDGEKRAYLTAPRAQQDLVVATYATFDNAFPSGASTLTEAQVALAALTGNKQYLELPEQYVSRMREQLRQNPMGYGHLGLAADALVEGAPSVTFSGTREAVAPLLSVTRATYAPTFAFSWKDPGAPVPPSMKETFEGREPVGGHAAAYLCRHFACEPPIQEPGELARKLALVPTGT